One part of the Coffea eugenioides isolate CCC68of chromosome 10, Ceug_1.0, whole genome shotgun sequence genome encodes these proteins:
- the LOC113748977 gene encoding glutamyl-tRNA reductase 1, chloroplastic-like, which yields MAVSAAFAAAKLETLLISNTTSSAAAPIAAASPAQVGLFPRSARAARRSLQMSSASALNLNVNSTSSSVRCEVASDFSVETSDKMDFATNAASSSSASASSLSALEQLKTSAADRYTKERSSIVVIGLSVHTAPVEMREKLAIPEAEWPRAIGELCGLNHIEEAAVLSTCNRMEIYVVALSQHRGVKEVTEWMSKTSGIPVSEICKHRFLLYNKDATRHIFEVSAGLDSLVLGEGQILAQVKQVVKVGQGVVGFGRNISGLFKHAITVGKRVRTETNIAAGAVSVSSAAVELALMKLPESSHATARMLVIGAGKMGKLVIKHLVAKGCTKMVVANRSEDRVSAIREEMKDIEIIYKPLGEMMECAALADVVFTSTASETPLFLKEHVTDLPPVDPRVGGLRLFVDISVPRNVGACVNEIEAARVYNVDDLKEVVAANKEDRHRKAMEAQAIIAEESKQFEAWRDSLETVPTIKKLRAYAERIRAAELEKCLSKMGDDLPKKSRRAVDDLSRGIVNKLLHGPMQHLRCDGSDSRTLSETLENMHALNRMFNLETEISVLEQKIRAKVEQAQK from the exons ATGGCCGTGTCAGCCGCATTCGCTGCTGCAAAGCTGGAGACTTTGTTAATCAGCAACACGACGTCGTCAGCTGCGGCTCCCATTGCCGCCGCTTCTCCAGCTCAGGTTGGGCTGTTTCCCAGGTCGGCTCGAGCCGCCAGGCGCTCCCTGCAAATGTCTAGCGCCTCTGCCCTGAATTTGAATGTTAATTCAACTTCTTCATCCGTTAGATGTGAAGTTGCTTCTGATTTTTCCGTTGAAACATCCGATAAAATGGACTTCGCCACCAATGCGGCTTCTTCTTCCTCGGCTTCGGCTTCCAGCTTGTCCGCTCTTGAACAGCTCAAGACCTCAGCTGCGGACA GATATACAAAAGAAAGGAGCAGTATTGTTGTCATTGGGCTTAGTGTCCACACTGCACCTGTTGAAATGCGAGAAAAACTTGCAATTCCTGAGGCAGAGTGGCCTAGAGCCATTGGAGAGCTGTGTGGTCTGAATCACATTGAAGAAGCTGCTGTTCTTAGTACCTGTAATAGGATGGAGATATATGTTGTAGCCCTTTCTCAGCATCGTGGCGTGAAAGAAGTAACTGAATGGATGTCTAAG ACTAGTGGAATCCCTGTTTCAGAGATTTGTAAGCATCGTTTTCTACTCTATAACAAGGATGCTACACGGCATATCTTTGAAGTATCGGCAGGTCTCGATTCTTTGGTGCTAGGAGAAGGACAAATTCTAGCTCAGGTCAAACAAGTAGTAAAAGTTGGTCAAGGGGTCGTGGGATTTGGGAGGAACATCAGTGGGCTGTTCAAGCATGCAATCACTGTTGGAAAAAGGGTTAGAACTGAAACAAACATTGCAGCTGGTGCTGTTTCTGTTAGTTCAGCTGCTGTAGAATTGGCTTTAATGAAGCTTCCTGAATCCTCCCATGCTACTGCTAGGATGTTGGTAATAGGAGCAGGAAAGATGGGTAAGCTTGTGATCAAGCACTTGGTTGCAAAAGGATGCACAAAGATGGTCGTTGCAAACAGAAGTGAAGATAGAGTTTCTGCCATTCGGGAGGAGATGAAGGACATTGAAATAATCTACAAGCCCCTCGGTGAAATGATGGAGTGTGCTGCCCTAGCAGATGTTGTTTTCACCAGTACTGCATCAGAAACTCCTTTATTCCTAAAAGAGCATGTCACGGATCTTCCACCTGTTGATCCCAGAGTTGGGGGTTTGAGGCTTTTTGTGGATATATCTGTTCCTAGGAATGTGGGAGCATGTGTCAATGAGATTGAGGCTGCAAGGGTGTACAATGTGGATGATCTCAAGGAGGTCGTGGCTGCTAATAAAGAGGACCGTCATAGGAAAGCAATGGAAGCTCAAGCAATCATTGCTGAGGAATCAAAACAATTTGAAGCTTGGAGGGACTCCCTAGAGACAGTTCCAACTATTAAGAAACTGCGAGCATATGCCGAGAGAATTAGAGCTGCAGAGCTGGAGAAATGCTTGTCAAAGATGGGTGATGACCTTCCAAAGAAGTCAAGGAGGGCTGTTGATGATCTTAGCCGCGGCATAGTTAACAAGCTTCTCCATGGTCCCATGCAGCACCTGAGATGTGATGGTAGTGACAGCAGGACTTTGAGTGAGACATTAGAGAACATGCATGCTCTAAACAGAATGTTCAACCTTGAAACTGAAATATCTGTGTTGGAGCAGAAGATTCGTGCTAAGGTTGAGCAAGCTCAGAAGTAA